One Enterobacter asburiae genomic window, GTTTTTCCCGCCCCGTTAGGACCAATCAGCCCGTAGATCTCACCCTTGTTCACGGCGATCGAAACGTCATCCACGGCGGTAAGCCCGCCGAAGCGTTTGGACATGTTGCGTACGGTTAACAGACTCATGTATTCACCTCCTTGTGGCGTACCGGCCAGATCCCGGCAGGACGCACCAGCATGACCAGCACCAGCGCCAGGCCGTAGAACAGCTGACGCAGCACTTCCGGGTCAATCAGTACCGTACCGAACAGCGCCTGCTGAACCGGGGCTGCCTGACTGCGCAGCAGTTCCGGCAGGGCGGTAAGCAGTATCGCGCCGAGGATCACGCCCGGAATATGTCCCATACCGCCCAGCACCACCATCGCCAGCACGGCAATGGATTCCTGTAACGTGAAAGATTCCGGGGAGACAAAGCCCTGGAACGCGCCGAACAGGGCACCCGCCACGCCGCCAAACGAGGCACCCATCGCAAAGGCCAGCAGCTTATAGTTACGCACGTTGATGCCCATCGCGCGGGCCACATCCTCATCTTCACGGATGGCGTGCCAGGCGCGACCAATACGGGAATGCTGCAGGCGCAGGCAGACAAAAATAATCGCCACAATCACCAGCATCAGCAGGTAGTACCAGAGCCACAGGGCGGGCACTTTGAAACCAAACCAGTGGTATACGCCGCTGAACTTCAGGCCGAACAGATTCAGCGTATCCACCCCGGTAATGCCCTTTGCACCGTTGGTGATGTTTACCGGACGGTCGAGGTTGCGCATCAGGATGCGGATGATTTCGCCAAAGCCGAGGGTCACTATCGCCAGGTAGTCCCCGCGCAGCTTCAGCGTAGGAGCCCCCAGTAAAATACCGCAAACCGCAGCGACGAGCGCAGCCAGCGGAATAATCAGCAGATATGACGTGTGAAGTCCGTCCGGGAACCAGACGCCGAGCACAGGAAACACCTCCAGCAGGTGTGGCGAGGCCATCAGTGCAGCGAGGTAAGCCCCGACCGCGTAAAAGGCGATAAACCCCATATCCAGCAGGCCGGTATAGCCGACCACAATATTGAGCCCGAGCGCCAGCATGATGTAGAGCAGGGCGAAGTCGATAACGCGCACCCAGTAGTTGCCGCCAAGCTGCGTGGCCACCACGGGAGCAACCAGCAGCGCGAGGCAGAACAGGACCATGCCTGACCAGAATTTGCGCGGCACCGCCGGGGTTTGTAGTTGAAGAGTAGTCATCTTTTTCCTTACGCCCTGTGCGCCACGCGCTCGCCCAGCAGGCCTGCCGGACGGAAGACCAGCACCAGTATCAGGACCATGAAGGCAAAGACGTCCTGATAGTTGCTGCCAAAGACGCCGTGGGTCAGCTCCCCCAGATAACCTGCGCCCAGCGCTTCGATAATGCCGAGCAGGATCCCGCCAATCATGGCGCCACGAATGTTACCAATGCCCCCCAGCACGGCGGCGGTAAAGGCTTTGATCCCGGGCAAAAAGCCCATTGAGAAGCTGGCGTTGCCGTAGTTGCTGGCCATCATGACGCCTGCCAGCGCGGCAAATACGCCGCCAACGGCGAACGTCAGGGTAATAATGGCATTGGGGTTAACCCCCATCAGCGTGGCAACGCGCGGGTTTTCCGCCACGGCGCGCATGCCGCGGCCCAGGCGGGTGTATTCCACCAGCATCCATAGCCCTGTCATCACCGCAAGCGCCAGCGCCACGGTAACAATGCCGGTGACGGTCACAATGGCAGGGGGATGCAGTTCGCTTCCTGACGTCACGGCGATCGGCTCCATGGGCAGGATCTGCGGGAACATCAGCGGGTTGCGCGTCCAGATAATCATCGCCACGGTTTGCAGCAGGACCGAGACGCCGATACCCGAGATAAGCGGCGCCAGGCGCGGGGCGTTGCGCAGTCGGCGGTAGGCAAAGCGCTCCACGGCCATTGCCAGCAGGGCGCAAACGGCCATGGCAATCGCCAGGGCAGCGCCAAGCTGCAACAGCAGCGGCATGTGCGGGAAGGTGGCGTTCAGGGCGTTAATGGCGGAAAGCGTGGTGAGCGCACCGACCATCAGAATATCGCCGTGAGCAAAGTTAATAATGCGCAAGATGCCATACACCATGGTATAGCCCAGCGCGATCAGCGCGTAAATGCTTCCCAGCATCACGCCGTTGATCAGTTGTTGTATGAGTGTATCCAACGTCTGTACCCGCAAAGTGCTCTTTCTGCGGCTACCATCCGATAAATGAATTAAATTGTAAAATACACATATATTATTTCTTATGATAAACCGGTATTTCTATATCTTAATGATTTACATAAAGATAATGTAATCACGTTCCTGGCTAAAAAGCCTAAAGAAATCAACATATGAATAAAACAGAACAATCGGTGGGTTTGTCCGCGTATGCAGACAGTCGCCTGGCAAACGATCCGCCGCTTCGGGCTGTCCGTGCCTTTGAGGCCATCGCCCGGCTGGGCAGCGTCACGCTGGCCGCGCAGGAGCTGGATATCTCACCGTCGGCGGTCAGTCATCAGCTCAAGGTGCTAGAAGGGTATCTGCAAATGCCGCTGACGGAACGTCAGGGGCGCAGGCTGGTGCTGAGCCAGCACGGACGTGAATATTACCGCTCGATCCGTGCGGCGTTTAACGTCCTGCGCCAGGCTACGGAGCATCTGTCTGAGCAGGCGCAAACGCGTCAGGTCACCATCAGCCTGATCCCGCTTTTTGGCATGGGGTGGTTTATCCCGCGTCTGCCTGATTTCATGCGTGCCAACCCGCAGACCGAGATCAACGTTGTTTATGCCAACCATCGTAACTATCTGAGCGATGCCTCGGATATGTCGATTCGTTTTGGTAACGGTCAGTGGGCGGGCTACCAGAGCGAAAAGCTGATTTCCGGACAGATGGTGCCGGTGTGCAGCCGCGCGTTTTTGCGCATTCATGGCCATATCGACACGCCTGAGCAGCTGCTGCAAATGCCGCTGCTGCATGATGAGGAGCGCACCACGTGGCCGCAGTGGTTTCTGCAGCAGGGGGTCAAACGATCTCTGCGGCGCAGCGGCCCTCTGTTTGAAGACGGGCTGTTAACGCTGGCGGGCGTGCAGGCCGGGCTCGGCTGCGCGTTAATGCGCGAGCCGCTGATCGCACCTTATCTTGAGAGCGGCGAGCTGGTGAAAATATTTGATTTACCCATTGATGACGGGCGCGACTATCACCTCTGCGTTCGTTCAGATTCAGAGATGACCGAGGACGGTAAGCTGCTGCAAAACTGGCTGCGTCGGGCGGCGAGCGGTGAGTCGTCAGCAGGGTAAAAGAGACAGATAAAAAAAAGCCAGCTTATTCAGCTGGCTTTTGAACAGACAAGGTTTAGAACTGGTAGGTCAGACCCAGCGCAACGATGTTGTCGGTACCGATGCCTGCCTGGCGAGTGAACTGGTTGTCGTCGAGCAGGTTGATTTTGTAATCCACGTAGGTGGACATATTTTTGTTAAAATAGTAGGTCGTGCCAACATCGATGTATTTAACCAGATCCTGGTCGCCAAAGTTCTCGATGTCTTTACCTTTAGACTGCAGGTAAGCGATGGATGGGCGCAGGCCAAAGTCGAACTGATACTGAGCCACAACTTCGAAGTTTTGCGCCTTGTTTGCAAAACCGTAGATGTCGCTGCGGTTACCGTTAGAGGTACCGAAACGGGTTGCGTTATAGGTCTGAGAGTACTGCGCAGCAAGGTAAATGTTGTTTGCGTCGTATTTCACACCACCGCTGTACACTTCAGCGCGGTCGCCTTCACCGTATACGCCAGCAGCATTCTGGTCAGCGGTACGTCGTGAAGAGGACATTGCGCCACCTACGCTGAAGCCTTCGCCCAGGTCGTAGGTCAGGGACGCGCCGTAGCCGTCACCGTTCTGGTTCAGCAGGCTGCGACCGCTGGTGTTTTCACCGCTTACGCTGCCGTTTTTGCCCTGGTACTGCAGAGCAAAGTTCAGGCCGTCAACCAGACCAAAGAAGTCCTGGTTACGGTAGGTCGCAACGCCGTTTGCACGAGACTGCAGGAAGTTGTCGGCACCGTAGGTGTCGCCGCCGAATTCTGGCAGAACGTCTGTCCATGAGGTCACGTCGTAAATCACGCCGTAGTTACGACCGTAATCAAAGGAGCCTGCTTCAGCAAACTTCAGACCGGCAAACGCCACACGGGTCCAGGACTGGTTGTCACCTTCGTCTTTGTTACCCTGAATCTGGTATTCCCACTGGCCGTAGCCGGACAGCTGATCGTTAACCTGGGTTTCGCCCTTGAAGCCGATACGCATGTAGGTTTTATCGCCATCTGCGCCAGCGTCATCAGAGAAATAGTGCAGACCTGTTACTTTACCGTACAGATCCAGCTTGTTACCGTCTTTGTTGTAAATTTCGGCAGCGTTAACAACGCCTGCTGCCAGCATGGAAGTGACTGCCACTGCAACTAATTTAAGTTTCATCTTAAATGTTCCTTATAATTTTTTTCGGTATTTCCTGAACCACTGTGAACGATTTCTAAACGAGGCTGCTCGTCAATGGCATGCTATTTTTAAAAATCTCGTAGTCTTATTTCAATAATAAGTTTCAAATTATTAGAGATAATTTCAATTAGTGTGATCTCGATCGTGTGAAAAGTCGATTATTCAAACAAAGCGACCGAATTTTATACGATTGACAATTATGTTATCTGCGGGACTATTGCCATTGCTATAATTTCTACGAGTTTTAGTCTATTGAGTTAGATTTCGGTATTCTCGATGCATTGAGGGGGTGGGTATTAGTGTTTTGGCTTAATAACAGTGGGTTAGGGTAATGTTGTGACGTATATTGCGAACGTTTCCATGAATGGGTCAGAAGTGAATTATTTCACTTAGCGCTATCCATGGTGTTAATATTTATAGTTGACTAATTTCATTCCGTTGTCAGTTTGTGTCAATTATCCTGTTGGTCGTTTACAGAAGGCATCAAATATAAACCGAATTTAAACGGATGCCCTATTATTATGATAAATATTCTGAGGTGCGATCACATTTTAAATTTATGTTAATTATGTTGCCGGGCTGAAATTCCCCCGGCCGTTGGAGAAAATATTATTGTCTTGTTGCGTACCAACAGAGCAACGACCCGGCGCAGACCATCAGCGCGCCTTGCCAGAACGAGAAAGAGAGGGGGGAACTCAGCACTGCGGCGGCAAGCGCGGCTGAGAGGACAGGGGTAAAATACGATACGGCAGCCAGTACCGTGACGTTACCGTGAAGGATGCCAATATTCCATGCGGCGTATCCAAACCCAAGCGCGATACCGCACATGACGAGTTTCACCACCACCGGAAGCGTGAACACCATCTCGGGCTGATCGCTCAGGGCATATTTCACCCACAGGCTCAGCGCGGTCAGCAAAACAAACAGGGTGATGCCGTTTTGTCCTTTCGCAAATTTGCTGGTGACCGTGCAGTAGGCGGCCCAGATAAATGCCCCGGCAAACGCCAGCGCGTAGCTCAGCGGGCTCGAAACGATATTGCGGGTTATTTCATCAAGATGTAAACCCTGTTCACCGCCCAATACCCAGCAGACGCCCAGCAATGAGACGGCTAAGCCGGGGATCACCCACAGGGTTGATTTCTGTCCGTTGAACAAGATGGCAAACACAATGGTCAGGCTTGGCCAAAGATAATTGACCATGCCCACTTCAATAGCCTGCGAACGCGTTGCGGCATAGCCCAACGATAGCGCCAGGCATATTTCGTAGCTGACAAATAAAACGCTGCCGGCAATAAGATAGCGGGGTGAAAACCGCCTGATATCAGGAAATCCTACCGTCACCAGACACAGTAATCCGCTCAGCGTGTAGATCATCGCCGCACCGCCTACCGGGCCTAATCCCTCACTCACGCTGCGAATAAGACCGACCATGGTGCTCCATAACAGTATTGCCGCCAGCCCAATTAGCGTTGCTTTTTTTCTGTCCATTACTTCGCCATTGCAATAAAAATCAGAGGAAAAATGTATCGCATTCATCCTGACGCTGTCGCCCATTATTCTCTTAAACCGTTAATCAAAAAGGGGTATTTAAATATACCGGGGGTGACTATTAAGGGGGGGAAGACAGATGACCTTGATTTGACGCAAAAAAATCAGGGGAGTAACTGCTAGTTTGCGGCGCGAAGTCTTATTCGAAAACGAGGACAACAATGGACGTCAGCCGCAGACAATTTTTCAAAATCTGCGCGGGCGGTA contains:
- a CDS encoding branched-chain amino acid ABC transporter permease — protein: MTTLQLQTPAVPRKFWSGMVLFCLALLVAPVVATQLGGNYWVRVIDFALLYIMLALGLNIVVGYTGLLDMGFIAFYAVGAYLAALMASPHLLEVFPVLGVWFPDGLHTSYLLIIPLAALVAAVCGILLGAPTLKLRGDYLAIVTLGFGEIIRILMRNLDRPVNITNGAKGITGVDTLNLFGLKFSGVYHWFGFKVPALWLWYYLLMLVIVAIIFVCLRLQHSRIGRAWHAIREDEDVARAMGINVRNYKLLAFAMGASFGGVAGALFGAFQGFVSPESFTLQESIAVLAMVVLGGMGHIPGVILGAILLTALPELLRSQAAPVQQALFGTVLIDPEVLRQLFYGLALVLVMLVRPAGIWPVRHKEVNT
- a CDS encoding branched-chain amino acid ABC transporter permease, translating into MDTLIQQLINGVMLGSIYALIALGYTMVYGILRIINFAHGDILMVGALTTLSAINALNATFPHMPLLLQLGAALAIAMAVCALLAMAVERFAYRRLRNAPRLAPLISGIGVSVLLQTVAMIIWTRNPLMFPQILPMEPIAVTSGSELHPPAIVTVTGIVTVALALAVMTGLWMLVEYTRLGRGMRAVAENPRVATLMGVNPNAIITLTFAVGGVFAALAGVMMASNYGNASFSMGFLPGIKAFTAAVLGGIGNIRGAMIGGILLGIIEALGAGYLGELTHGVFGSNYQDVFAFMVLILVLVFRPAGLLGERVAHRA
- a CDS encoding LysR substrate-binding domain-containing protein, which codes for MNKTEQSVGLSAYADSRLANDPPLRAVRAFEAIARLGSVTLAAQELDISPSAVSHQLKVLEGYLQMPLTERQGRRLVLSQHGREYYRSIRAAFNVLRQATEHLSEQAQTRQVTISLIPLFGMGWFIPRLPDFMRANPQTEINVVYANHRNYLSDASDMSIRFGNGQWAGYQSEKLISGQMVPVCSRAFLRIHGHIDTPEQLLQMPLLHDEERTTWPQWFLQQGVKRSLRRSGPLFEDGLLTLAGVQAGLGCALMREPLIAPYLESGELVKIFDLPIDDGRDYHLCVRSDSEMTEDGKLLQNWLRRAASGESSAG
- a CDS encoding porin OmpC produces the protein MKLKLVAVAVTSMLAAGVVNAAEIYNKDGNKLDLYGKVTGLHYFSDDAGADGDKTYMRIGFKGETQVNDQLSGYGQWEYQIQGNKDEGDNQSWTRVAFAGLKFAEAGSFDYGRNYGVIYDVTSWTDVLPEFGGDTYGADNFLQSRANGVATYRNQDFFGLVDGLNFALQYQGKNGSVSGENTSGRSLLNQNGDGYGASLTYDLGEGFSVGGAMSSSRRTADQNAAGVYGEGDRAEVYSGGVKYDANNIYLAAQYSQTYNATRFGTSNGNRSDIYGFANKAQNFEVVAQYQFDFGLRPSIAYLQSKGKDIENFGDQDLVKYIDVGTTYYFNKNMSTYVDYKINLLDDNQFTRQAGIGTDNIVALGLTYQF
- the yddG gene encoding aromatic amino acid DMT transporter YddG; translation: MDRKKATLIGLAAILLWSTMVGLIRSVSEGLGPVGGAAMIYTLSGLLCLVTVGFPDIRRFSPRYLIAGSVLFVSYEICLALSLGYAATRSQAIEVGMVNYLWPSLTIVFAILFNGQKSTLWVIPGLAVSLLGVCWVLGGEQGLHLDEITRNIVSSPLSYALAFAGAFIWAAYCTVTSKFAKGQNGITLFVLLTALSLWVKYALSDQPEMVFTLPVVVKLVMCGIALGFGYAAWNIGILHGNVTVLAAVSYFTPVLSAALAAAVLSSPLSFSFWQGALMVCAGSLLCWYATRQ